One genomic region from Kwoniella dejecticola CBS 10117 chromosome 1, complete sequence encodes:
- a CDS encoding mitochondrial 54S ribosomal protein mL46, whose amino-acid sequence MSLSPRSMLRPASSIRRAAYHRFVSSSSASSSSSSSSSSTPSTSAPSPPLIASLILSRNPLLTPTPSELESSYNSYSRALKHSLSTPLPTEFYFKSGSLPLRRYLKQENEYEKEIYGERLSGGKVEGVDDIPPETEYEVLPRDHFLNQDEAAGLGEQSLERYPEEEVYCLVQSKQTNKWGFPNAPVGRLESLDEVVSAKIIGVEGQLDGKGMDSWLVTRKPVGMYKDGEQRTFFLRGHILSGQPTLSSTSHAWLNVKEIEDRLRTQGDGKLWESIKGMFGISEEVDEL is encoded by the exons ATGTCTCTGTCGCCCCGTAGTATGCTTCGTCCGGCATCTTCGATAAGGCGAGCAG CCTATCACCGATTcgtatcttcctcctccgcctcctcctcctcctcatcctcttcttcttcaacacccTCGACCTCCGCTCCTTCACCTCCACTGATTGCCTCCCTAATCCTCTCTCGTAATCCCCTACTCACTCCGACGCCCTCCGAGTTGGAATCAAGCTACAACTCCTATTCCCGCGCCTTGAAACACTCCCTCTCTACCCCTCTACCGACCGAATTCTACTTCAAGAGCGGCTCCCTGCCCCTTCGGCGCTATCTCAAACAGGAGAACGAGTACGAGAAAGAGATCTACGGCGAGAGGCTCAGCGGTGGTAAAGTTGAGGGAGTGGATGATATACCCCCTGAAACGGAGTACGAGGTCTTACCCCGAGATCATTTCTTAAATCAAGACGAGGCTGCTGGGTTGGGCGAACAATCCTTAGAACGATaccccgaagaagaggtgtaCTGTTTGGTTCAAAGTAAACAGACGAACAAATGGGGGTTCCCCAATGCCCCTGTAGGAAGACTTGAGAGTCTGGATGAGGTGGTCAGTGCGAAGATCATCGGAGTAGAAGGGCAACTGGATGGGAAGGGTATGGACAGTTGGTTGGTGACGCGGAAACCGGTGGGAATGTATAAAGATGGTGAACAACGG ACATTCTTCCTTCGAGGCCATATATTATCGGGTCAACCGACCCTCTCGTCAACATCCCACGCATGGCTCAATGTAAAGGAGATAGAGGACCGACTGAGGACACAAGGTGATGGGAAATTGTGGGAAAGTATCAAAGGAATGTTTGGGATCAgtgaagaggttgatgagtTGTAA